One part of the Edaphobacter acidisoli genome encodes these proteins:
- a CDS encoding septal ring lytic transglycosylase RlpA family protein produces the protein MRHARLLPGVALAVSALAVSGCHRETARAYNPPPPPAIRSTPSYPSTTQPAPSEEGSATAPAEIPRSYGKPIMTEVGLASWYGPPYAGRKGADGKIYDQNAMTAAHLTLPLGTIVRVTNLANGESAVVKITDRGPFVRGRIIDLSLAAAKATGVYRAGVAKVRLEAFAPPDQAAADPAGRWCVQVGAFAREKDAIALKEQLMRRYRTAKVIEFPGPTGYWVRVNPRYPDKNTATEVADGIHPRDPAAQPFLIRTN, from the coding sequence TTGAGGCACGCCCGCCTGCTTCCCGGAGTGGCACTCGCGGTGTCCGCGCTGGCCGTGAGCGGTTGCCATCGCGAGACGGCGCGTGCGTACAACCCGCCGCCTCCGCCCGCGATTCGTTCGACACCGAGCTATCCGTCCACGACGCAGCCTGCGCCATCAGAAGAAGGCTCCGCCACAGCGCCTGCCGAGATTCCGCGCAGCTACGGCAAACCGATCATGACCGAAGTCGGGCTTGCAAGCTGGTACGGGCCTCCGTACGCGGGGCGCAAGGGCGCCGACGGCAAGATCTACGACCAGAACGCCATGACCGCTGCGCACCTGACGCTTCCGCTGGGCACGATCGTGCGCGTCACGAACCTCGCCAACGGCGAATCTGCCGTCGTCAAGATCACCGACCGCGGGCCGTTCGTGCGCGGACGCATCATCGACCTGTCGCTTGCCGCAGCGAAGGCGACGGGCGTTTACCGCGCCGGTGTTGCGAAGGTTCGGCTGGAGGCATTTGCGCCGCCGGACCAGGCAGCCGCCGATCCCGCTGGACGCTGGTGCGTGCAGGTTGGAGCATTCGCGCGTGAGAAGGACGCCATCGCCCTGAAAGAGCAGCTGATGCGCCGCTACCGGACAGCGAAGGTGATCGAGTTCCCCGGACCCACCGGCTATTGGGTTCGCGTGAACCCGAGGTATCCCGACAAGAACACGGCAACCGAGGTCGCCGACGGCATCCATCCGCGCGATCCCGCCGCGCAACCATTCCTCATCCGCACAAATTAA
- the tsaA gene encoding tRNA (N6-threonylcarbamoyladenosine(37)-N6)-methyltransferase TrmO, translating into MTLDPIQLRVLGSLIEKEIATPENYPLSLNSLINACNQKSSRDPVLSLTEDEVRQALHTLEDLALVAPVHDGRVPKYEHRIRTVLNLRRDETAALCLLMLRGPQTPGEIRSRADRLYTFDDLAAVQATLDRLAARNNGEEDPAKTGPLTVQLPRQPGSREARYAHLLGTAPDLTQGQPANPKPATFAVAPVGHVESPLKERADAPRQGSAGAPEAWVVVNEVLVPGLLRAAAGDEIILLTWLHQAKRDVLQVHPGWDPNVPLTGVFLTRSPDRPNPIGLHRVQVLEVAGSRLRVSPLEAIDGTPIIDIKPVLKHSQDF; encoded by the coding sequence ATGACGCTCGACCCCATCCAGCTTCGCGTGCTCGGCTCGTTGATAGAAAAAGAGATCGCCACGCCAGAGAACTATCCGCTCTCGCTCAACTCGCTCATCAATGCGTGCAATCAGAAGTCCAGCCGCGACCCCGTTCTCTCGCTCACCGAAGACGAAGTTCGCCAGGCCCTGCACACGCTCGAAGACCTCGCGCTCGTCGCGCCGGTGCACGACGGCCGCGTGCCCAAGTACGAGCATCGCATCCGCACGGTGCTCAACCTGCGCCGCGACGAGACTGCCGCGCTCTGTCTGCTGATGCTGCGCGGTCCGCAGACGCCGGGTGAGATTCGCAGTCGCGCCGACCGTCTCTACACCTTCGACGATCTTGCCGCAGTTCAAGCCACGCTCGACCGCCTCGCCGCACGCAACAATGGTGAAGAGGACCCTGCGAAGACCGGTCCGCTTACCGTGCAGCTACCGCGCCAGCCCGGATCGCGTGAAGCCCGCTACGCGCACCTGCTGGGGACCGCGCCTGATCTGACGCAAGGCCAGCCCGCAAACCCAAAGCCAGCCACGTTTGCTGTCGCTCCCGTCGGGCACGTCGAATCGCCTTTAAAGGAGCGAGCCGATGCGCCAAGACAGGGAAGTGCGGGCGCTCCCGAAGCATGGGTTGTCGTGAATGAGGTGCTGGTTCCGGGGCTTTTAAGGGCCGCAGCGGGAGACGAGATCATCCTGCTGACGTGGCTGCACCAGGCCAAACGCGATGTGCTCCAGGTGCATCCCGGCTGGGACCCGAACGTACCGCTCACGGGCGTCTTTCTGACGCGTTCGCCCGACCGTCCCAACCCCATCGGCCTGCACCGCGTTCAGGTGCTCGAAGTTGCCGGGAGCAGGCTCAGGGTCTCGCCGCTGGAGGCCATCGACGGCACGCCCATCATCGACATCAAGCCGGTACTCAAGCACTCCCAGGATTTTTAG
- a CDS encoding metallopeptidase TldD-related protein, producing MSGRFSSRVAGKCWLAVAASVLFATAGVTNNAVAQKPVHSASAHGTTTHGSTAHSTEDVLLKAMKTELAREKADLVLTGMQRPYFIEYRLDDLTAYEAVANYGALTSEEANHARVVRVIVRVGDYTSDSSTGRGDGSVTLAPEDNNPEALRYALWIATDTAYKGALRAYAAKQAALKQYQSTRPEHDFAEEKPVAHIGPLVSLDLDRAEWKRRIIQASGLYATDPTVRGYANDVQYSTANIRAIALNRYVVNTEGTALRQGYTGYSGMISVGGQAPDGMQLSRDNGTTAVDARDLESWPAFRKRVIDDIESFEALRKAPLVSADDYHGPVLMSGDAASDVFSHLFMPNILGTRPAMGTTARTNGAYAASYKSRVLPDFLSVTDNPLEAKYAGHALMGAYTIDDEGVPAQTVNVAVNGTLENYLIGREPIRDFPASNGHGRAAPGGDAHPSSSVLVVKSSQPLSPEELNKRLLSMAKDQGHDVYYVQTLGGPFQPRVLYLVHADGTRQLVRGAAFDELDTRSLRSDIIAAGNDPFVSQSLGAVPSTTIAPSLLFDDIGIKRATEEQQKLPYYPPPALPEK from the coding sequence ATGAGCGGACGATTTTCATCGAGAGTTGCAGGGAAGTGCTGGCTGGCTGTAGCGGCCTCGGTTCTATTTGCTACCGCTGGGGTTACAAATAATGCTGTCGCGCAGAAGCCTGTTCACAGCGCTTCTGCTCACGGCACTACCACTCACGGAAGCACCGCTCACAGCACAGAAGACGTGCTGCTGAAGGCGATGAAGACGGAGCTCGCCCGCGAGAAGGCCGATCTTGTGCTGACGGGGATGCAGCGTCCTTACTTCATCGAGTACAGGCTCGACGACCTTACCGCCTATGAAGCCGTCGCCAACTACGGCGCGCTGACGAGCGAAGAGGCGAACCATGCCCGCGTTGTGCGCGTGATTGTGCGGGTCGGCGATTACACCTCCGACAGCAGCACAGGCCGCGGCGACGGCAGCGTCACGCTCGCTCCTGAAGACAACAATCCCGAGGCGCTGCGTTATGCGCTGTGGATCGCCACCGACACGGCCTACAAGGGCGCGCTGCGCGCTTATGCAGCCAAGCAGGCTGCGCTCAAACAGTATCAATCGACGCGGCCCGAGCATGACTTTGCCGAAGAGAAGCCGGTCGCGCACATCGGTCCGCTGGTCTCGCTGGACCTCGACCGTGCGGAGTGGAAGAGGCGCATCATCCAGGCCAGCGGCCTCTATGCGACTGATCCCACAGTGCGCGGTTATGCCAACGACGTGCAGTACTCGACCGCGAACATCCGCGCGATTGCTCTCAACCGCTACGTGGTCAACACCGAAGGCACGGCGCTGCGTCAGGGCTATACCGGCTACAGCGGAATGATCAGCGTGGGCGGGCAGGCTCCCGATGGAATGCAGTTGAGCCGCGATAACGGCACGACCGCTGTGGACGCCAGGGACCTTGAAAGCTGGCCGGCGTTTCGCAAGCGTGTCATCGACGATATCGAGAGCTTCGAGGCACTGCGCAAAGCTCCACTCGTCTCTGCCGACGACTATCACGGCCCTGTGCTGATGAGTGGGGACGCTGCCTCTGATGTCTTCAGCCACCTCTTCATGCCGAACATCCTCGGCACGCGTCCGGCGATGGGCACGACCGCACGCACCAACGGCGCCTATGCGGCCAGCTACAAGTCGCGCGTGCTGCCGGACTTCCTCAGCGTCACCGACAACCCGCTGGAGGCGAAGTACGCCGGTCATGCGCTGATGGGCGCCTACACCATCGACGATGAAGGCGTGCCGGCGCAGACGGTCAACGTTGCCGTCAACGGCACGCTTGAAAACTACCTCATCGGCCGCGAGCCTATCCGCGACTTTCCTGCTTCGAATGGCCACGGCCGCGCCGCTCCTGGAGGAGATGCGCATCCTTCCAGCAGCGTGCTCGTTGTCAAATCGAGTCAGCCGCTTTCGCCTGAGGAGCTGAACAAGCGGCTGCTCTCCATGGCGAAAGACCAGGGCCACGATGTGTATTATGTGCAGACGCTGGGCGGCCCGTTTCAGCCGCGTGTGCTCTATCTCGTGCATGCCGACGGCACACGCCAGCTTGTGCGTGGAGCGGCCTTCGACGAACTCGATACGCGCAGCCTGCGTTCGGACATCATCGCTGCGGGCAACGATCCCTTCGTCTCGCAGTCGCTCGGCGCTGTCCCAAGCACAACTATCGCGCCCAGCCTGTTGTTCGACGACATCGGCATCAAGCGCGCCACAGAGGAGCAGCAGAAGCTTCCGTACTATCCTCCGCCTGCTCTGCCGGAGAAGTAG
- a CDS encoding metallopeptidase TldD-related protein encodes MNRKSMTVAGAGLAGLALVSMLLPARVVFAAAKPAAATNTVLVDTMEAELHRAMSSLGSTGADGAQPKPYFLSYSVADADDVAIASQFGAITASNESHRRYADVQVRVGAPAEDNTHGDHRNSALTTVQLPLTDDPEAIAHTLWFATNRGYGKALDAYLQVKTDQQVRAKEDDTSPDFSTEKPVTGMLPPAAPLSVDRAAWETRLRELSGIFKQYPDVFFNTVALQVSSETDYYVSSEGTKTATPSHTARLVIVARTRAADGMDLFRDQTFEAEDAEHLPDQATLVAKVNDLAKSLAALRAAPVTEPYNGPAILSGRAAAVFFHEVLGHRLEGQRQRGDEEGQTFTKMVGKQILPTFISVADDPTMATFDGTVLSGHYDYDDEGQPAERVDLIKDGVLDSFLMSRLPIASFASSNGHGRAEVGHMPTGRQGNLIVSSSKTVSDADLREMLKAEAKKQGKAYGLFFEDISSGFAVTTRRSPQAFQVIPLVVYRVYVDGRPDELVRGVSIVGTPQAALLRIMATGDKQQVFNGICGAESGSIPVSAVAPAMLVSEIETQKQAQGTARPPILPPPGAENPASTGKGGL; translated from the coding sequence ATGAATAGAAAAAGCATGACGGTTGCCGGTGCAGGATTGGCCGGCCTTGCCTTGGTGTCGATGTTGCTGCCTGCGCGTGTTGTCTTCGCGGCGGCGAAGCCAGCTGCGGCGACAAACACGGTCCTGGTGGACACGATGGAAGCGGAGCTGCATCGCGCGATGAGCTCGCTGGGCAGCACGGGGGCGGACGGCGCACAGCCGAAGCCTTACTTCCTCAGCTATTCCGTGGCCGATGCAGACGATGTTGCCATCGCCTCGCAGTTTGGCGCGATTACCGCCTCGAACGAGAGCCATCGCCGCTACGCTGATGTGCAGGTGCGCGTCGGCGCGCCCGCCGAAGACAACACGCACGGCGACCACCGCAACAGCGCGCTCACGACCGTGCAGCTGCCCCTGACGGACGATCCTGAGGCAATCGCGCACACCTTGTGGTTCGCAACGAATCGCGGCTATGGCAAGGCGCTGGACGCTTATCTTCAGGTGAAGACCGATCAGCAGGTTCGCGCGAAAGAAGATGACACCTCGCCGGACTTCTCGACCGAGAAGCCTGTGACCGGGATGCTGCCACCTGCCGCGCCGCTCAGTGTGGACCGCGCAGCGTGGGAGACGCGGTTGCGCGAGCTTTCGGGCATCTTCAAGCAGTACCCGGATGTCTTCTTCAATACGGTTGCGCTTCAAGTCAGCTCGGAGACGGACTACTACGTCTCGTCCGAGGGCACGAAGACGGCCACACCCAGCCACACGGCGCGGCTGGTGATCGTTGCCCGCACGCGTGCAGCCGACGGGATGGACCTCTTCCGCGACCAGACGTTTGAGGCAGAAGACGCGGAGCATCTGCCTGACCAGGCGACCCTCGTCGCCAAAGTCAACGACCTCGCGAAGAGCCTTGCAGCGCTGCGTGCTGCTCCCGTGACCGAACCCTACAACGGCCCGGCGATCCTGAGCGGACGCGCCGCGGCGGTCTTCTTCCACGAGGTGCTGGGGCACCGGCTCGAAGGGCAGCGCCAGCGCGGCGATGAAGAGGGCCAGACCTTCACGAAGATGGTCGGCAAGCAGATACTGCCGACGTTCATCAGCGTCGCCGACGACCCGACGATGGCTACCTTCGACGGCACTGTTCTGAGCGGCCACTACGACTACGACGACGAAGGCCAGCCAGCCGAGCGCGTCGATCTGATCAAGGATGGAGTGCTCGACAGCTTCCTGATGTCGCGGCTGCCTATCGCCAGCTTTGCAAGCAGCAACGGACACGGCCGCGCGGAAGTGGGCCACATGCCGACGGGCCGTCAGGGCAACCTGATTGTCAGCTCGTCGAAGACCGTCTCGGACGCCGATCTGCGCGAGATGCTCAAGGCGGAAGCAAAGAAGCAGGGCAAGGCGTACGGGCTCTTCTTCGAGGACATCTCGTCGGGCTTCGCCGTCACCACGCGCCGCTCGCCACAGGCGTTTCAGGTCATCCCGCTGGTCGTTTATCGCGTGTATGTCGATGGCCGTCCGGACGAGCTGGTGCGCGGTGTGAGCATTGTGGGGACGCCGCAGGCGGCGCTGCTGCGCATCATGGCGACAGGCGACAAGCAGCAGGTCTTCAATGGCATCTGCGGCGCGGAGTCAGGCAGCATTCCTGTAAGCGCAGTGGCACCGGCAATGCTGGTCAGCGAGATTGAGACGCAGAAGCAGGCGCAGGGAACAGCGCGTCCGCCGATTCTTCCCCCGCCCGGAGCGGAGAACCCAGCATCAACCGGAAAGGGTGGCCTATGA
- a CDS encoding YcbK family protein — protein MKRLGYRALSAVILFGMCASAWARTQTSAAHRAAVQKARRHRIAEAAAAARAEAQSVSDDFRLKLQNLHTGESLDIVYRVGDTYIPEALEKLDYFLRDHYTQDVISYDPKEFDVLHSVMQRLHRPNGVIDIVCGYRTPETNEMLRDESPHSGVAEHSQHMEGHAIDIRVPGVSTAQLRNAALSLHEGGVGYYPVSHFVHVDVGPVRQWTFGRTPRRSRRHLVARRRHVERTVNGE, from the coding sequence ATGAAGCGTCTGGGCTATAGGGCTCTGTCTGCGGTGATTTTATTTGGAATGTGCGCATCCGCCTGGGCGCGGACGCAAACCTCTGCCGCGCACAGGGCAGCCGTTCAAAAAGCACGCCGGCACAGGATCGCAGAAGCAGCCGCGGCTGCGCGGGCCGAGGCGCAGTCCGTCTCCGATGATTTCCGGCTCAAGCTCCAGAACCTGCATACCGGCGAGAGCCTGGACATTGTGTACCGGGTAGGCGACACGTATATCCCGGAGGCGCTGGAGAAGCTGGACTACTTTCTGCGCGACCACTACACGCAGGACGTCATCAGCTACGACCCTAAAGAGTTCGATGTGCTGCACTCGGTGATGCAGCGGCTGCACCGGCCGAACGGCGTGATCGACATCGTCTGCGGCTACCGCACGCCGGAGACGAACGAGATGCTGCGCGACGAATCTCCGCACAGCGGCGTCGCCGAGCACAGCCAGCACATGGAAGGACACGCCATCGACATTCGCGTGCCGGGGGTTTCGACGGCTCAGCTTCGCAATGCCGCGCTGAGTCTGCATGAGGGCGGCGTGGGCTACTACCCTGTCAGCCACTTCGTACATGTGGACGTAGGCCCGGTGCGGCAGTGGACCTTCGGGCGCACTCCACGACGGAGCCGCAGGCACCTTGTGGCCCGCAGACGCCATGTCGAGCGCACGGTGAATGGCGAATAG
- a CDS encoding radical SAM protein — MAKAAKLAEKALTYGAKAGWAVFSKLNSISPNPSFTPKWSDKPLLKSYQKEKPPLGWPRTTDSLCPKCVPEIRQQILDGKLPHEILLNEKVGEIKAQIIERDGKILMVKDCPIHGHFEDVMSIDPPMMKHLEDVFPGRDIRAHNDEKLHNHGTSTVTHGRGSVLTIDLTNRCNMMCDPCFMDANQVGFVHELTWDEIKTMLDNAISIKPRRQMSVQFSGGEPTLSPYFLDAVAYSRKVGYNSVQAATNGIEFAKSKEFAKAAAEAGLRYAYLQFDGIGNAANSHRKVGNAFDVKLQAIHNLHEAGVDIVPVTTIVNGINNEQVGRIIEFALDNPKKINFLSFQPVSFTGRDEEISDERRTAQRYTLSHLAHDIRNQTGLGESTRDWFPISFMSTFSDWADLVHGPDHDWGQLSCGCHPNCGIGMALMIDKETKEAVPVTSFLDAVQLAKDVAKVNDAARGKFLSIVGVSLALLRNYDPTKAPTHFKIMDLLQKFDKCFGATGRNYGKVTGDRTMADIEKRRADRWNFLFIAGMWFQDLFNYDFRRTEQCIIPYATQEGEISFCAYNTGIGWRNIIEKMHMTSTLTKWYEEHGRHEIFAGGKKVGLEKEAKYDLVLNESHVNAAANDTFEKSGIAKNAREEKIRARDAKIKQDAENAKMAKLYRKEILKEEEIPGFISLGEIKAAPAAKVEDKDLVAGD, encoded by the coding sequence ATGGCAAAGGCAGCGAAGTTGGCCGAAAAGGCCCTTACTTATGGAGCTAAAGCAGGTTGGGCCGTTTTCAGTAAATTGAATTCCATCAGTCCGAACCCGAGCTTTACCCCCAAGTGGAGCGACAAGCCACTGCTCAAGAGCTACCAGAAGGAGAAGCCCCCGCTGGGCTGGCCGCGCACGACCGATTCGCTCTGCCCCAAGTGCGTCCCTGAGATTCGCCAGCAGATCCTCGACGGCAAGCTGCCGCACGAGATCCTGCTGAACGAGAAGGTTGGCGAGATCAAGGCACAGATCATCGAGCGCGATGGCAAGATTCTGATGGTGAAGGACTGCCCCATCCACGGCCACTTCGAGGACGTCATGTCCATCGACCCGCCGATGATGAAGCACCTCGAAGACGTCTTCCCCGGCCGCGACATCCGCGCCCACAACGACGAGAAGCTGCACAACCACGGCACTTCGACCGTCACGCACGGCCGCGGATCGGTCCTGACCATCGACCTGACCAACCGCTGCAACATGATGTGCGACCCCTGCTTCATGGACGCCAACCAGGTCGGCTTCGTTCACGAGCTGACGTGGGACGAGATCAAGACCATGCTCGACAACGCGATCTCCATCAAGCCGCGCCGTCAGATGAGCGTGCAGTTCTCCGGCGGCGAGCCGACGCTGTCGCCGTACTTCCTCGACGCCGTCGCCTACTCCCGCAAGGTGGGTTACAACTCCGTGCAGGCCGCGACCAACGGCATCGAGTTCGCCAAGTCGAAGGAGTTCGCCAAGGCCGCCGCTGAGGCTGGTCTGCGCTATGCGTACCTCCAGTTCGACGGCATCGGCAACGCGGCCAACTCGCACCGCAAGGTCGGCAACGCGTTCGACGTGAAGCTCCAGGCCATCCACAACCTGCACGAGGCCGGCGTCGACATCGTCCCGGTGACGACGATCGTCAACGGCATCAACAACGAGCAGGTGGGCCGCATCATCGAGTTCGCGCTCGACAACCCGAAGAAGATCAACTTCCTCTCGTTCCAGCCGGTGTCCTTCACGGGTCGCGATGAGGAGATCTCCGACGAGCGCCGCACCGCGCAGCGTTACACGCTGTCGCACCTCGCGCACGACATCCGCAACCAGACCGGCCTCGGTGAATCGACGCGCGACTGGTTCCCGATCTCGTTCATGAGCACGTTCTCCGACTGGGCCGATCTGGTGCACGGACCCGATCACGACTGGGGCCAGCTCTCCTGCGGCTGCCACCCGAACTGCGGCATCGGCATGGCGCTGATGATCGACAAGGAGACGAAGGAAGCCGTTCCGGTCACCTCGTTCCTCGACGCCGTGCAGCTTGCCAAGGACGTGGCGAAGGTCAACGACGCCGCTCGCGGCAAGTTCCTCTCGATCGTGGGCGTTTCGCTTGCGCTGCTGCGCAACTACGACCCGACCAAGGCCCCCACGCACTTCAAGATCATGGACCTGCTGCAGAAGTTCGATAAGTGCTTCGGCGCGACCGGCCGCAACTACGGCAAGGTCACGGGCGACCGCACGATGGCCGACATCGAGAAGCGCCGCGCCGACCGCTGGAACTTCCTCTTCATCGCCGGCATGTGGTTCCAGGACCTGTTCAACTACGACTTCCGCCGCACCGAGCAGTGCATCATTCCGTATGCGACGCAGGAGGGCGAGATCAGCTTCTGCGCGTACAACACGGGCATCGGCTGGCGCAACATCATCGAGAAGATGCACATGACGTCGACGCTCACCAAGTGGTACGAGGAGCATGGCCGTCACGAGATCTTCGCCGGCGGCAAGAAGGTCGGCCTGGAGAAGGAGGCGAAGTACGACCTGGTGCTCAACGAGTCCCACGTCAACGCCGCCGCCAACGACACCTTCGAGAAGAGCGGCATCGCCAAGAACGCCCGCGAGGAGAAGATCCGCGCCCGCGACGCGAAGATCAAGCAGGACGCTGAAAACGCGAAGATGGCCAAGCTCTACCGCAAGGAGATCCTGAAGGAGGAAGAGATTCCCGGCTTCATCTCCCTCGGCGAGATCAAGGCCGCTCCCGCAGCCAAGGTCGAAGACAAGGACCTCGTCGCCGGGGACTAA
- a CDS encoding type II toxin-antitoxin system Phd/YefM family antitoxin — protein sequence MSNWAVAEAKARFSEMVEQAQRKGPQQITKNGRPVAVVISIDEWKAEYGTERPKSSLAEFFRNSPLRGSGIKIDRVRLNPRPIKF from the coding sequence ATGTCGAATTGGGCAGTGGCGGAGGCGAAAGCCAGATTCAGTGAGATGGTGGAACAGGCCCAAAGGAAGGGCCCCCAGCAAATTACAAAAAACGGTCGTCCAGTTGCCGTGGTGATCTCGATAGACGAATGGAAAGCCGAGTACGGCACGGAAAGGCCGAAGAGTAGTCTGGCGGAGTTCTTCCGTAATTCTCCGTTGCGCGGCTCCGGCATCAAAATCGACCGCGTCAGGTTGAATCCGAGGCCCATCAAGTTTTGA
- a CDS encoding type II toxin-antitoxin system VapC family toxin, translating into MRCLLDTDVISQLTKDRPHEKVLAWIEHQDEDNLFLSVATLLEIRYGIERTQVGKKREKLERWLVHDLQERFDGRIVPIERHTADLAGQIIARSQNEGWKMDSMDALIGATAMTHDMTLATLNRKHFEQLGVKLVEF; encoded by the coding sequence TTGAGATGCCTACTCGATACAGATGTGATCTCGCAGCTCACGAAGGACCGGCCGCACGAGAAGGTGCTTGCCTGGATCGAGCATCAGGATGAAGACAACCTGTTCCTGAGCGTCGCGACACTTCTCGAAATCAGATACGGCATCGAACGCACCCAGGTGGGAAAGAAGCGGGAGAAGTTGGAACGCTGGCTGGTCCACGATCTTCAGGAACGCTTTGACGGCCGCATCGTTCCTATCGAGAGGCACACAGCAGACCTCGCCGGGCAAATCATCGCGCGGTCGCAGAATGAAGGCTGGAAGATGGACTCGATGGATGCCTTAATCGGAGCTACAGCCATGACTCACGATATGACACTGGCGACGCTGAATCGAAAGCACTTTGAGCAGCTGGGTGTGAAGTTGGTAGAGTTTTGA